The following coding sequences lie in one Hoplias malabaricus isolate fHopMal1 chromosome 14, fHopMal1.hap1, whole genome shotgun sequence genomic window:
- the LOC136666285 gene encoding leukocyte immunoglobulin-like receptor subfamily A member 6: MTDALNNTEAVGSHIPPGDEALSVTVADVMRTLLKFNKKLNQRSRVSVTVSTPGEKTFQCGVGRPGDSRYYYSGTIKIKVRVKPQPTLTSNRNGSVLRGNPVTLYCTLGQSAGWTSYWSRDTQSPEIRTSSSIYTISSVSDSNGGQYRFIPLLLAGNTLASKKSEMSDAVTLTVSGEAQAVLSVSPQSWLTEGDSVTLSCEVDISSKGWTFSWYRAVPYRQGLTQITDVYGKVMYSVELLSDSRRGAGGSYTLSPAALYHTGVYVCGAERGEPAFHTQYSSPQPLWITGNSPPVSLIISPSRTQHFSTDSLSLSCEGHRDSAGWRVRRYTHSEKVSNCSSVPGFTCNISSLSTSDTGVYWCQSESGESSDPVNITVHNGAVILESPVHSVSEGDSLTLRCLYRSTQSSLLPADFYKDGVLLQKETTGEMTIHKVSKSHEGLYHCKHPEKGESPRSWISVRRSGLDGVITGVAVGLSVSLLLIIILGLFCYYKKNKGSLFTFFGNQWNTNQSLNLWGAAHYLSGSSPLQTGKTTADDTIYSDVKHTTD, from the exons ATgactg ATGCTTTAAACAACACAGAGGCAGTGGGCTCCCACATCCCCCCAGGTGATGAAGCActgtctgtgactgtggctGATGTGATGAGAACCCTCCTGAAGTTTAATAAGAAGTTGAACCA ACGCAGCAGAGTCAGTGTAACAGTGTCTACTCCAGGAGAAAAAACGTTCCAGTGTGGAGTGGGCCGGCCAGGTGACAGTCGTTATTACTACAGTGGCACCATCAAGATTAAAGTCAGAG TAAAACCTCAACCTACGCTGACATCAAACCGTAATGGATCTGTACTGAGAGGAAACCCAGTGACTCTGTACTGTACACTGGGTCAGTCTGCTGGATGGACCTCCTACTGgtccagagacacacagagtccTGAGATCAGAACCAGCTCCTCCATCTACACCATCAGCTCAGTTAGTGACTCTAATGGAGGTCAGTACAG GTTCATCCCCCTCCTTTTGGCTGGTAACACTTTGGCCTCAAAGAAGTCAGAGATGAGTGAtgctgttacactgactgtgTCTG GTGAAGCCCAGGCAGTTTTGAGTGTGTCTCCACAGAGCTGGCTGACTGAAGGAGACTCAGTGACTCTAAGCTGTGAGGTTGATATCTCCTCTAAAGGCTGGACGTTCAGCTGGTACAGAGCTGTTCCCTACAGACAAGGTTTAACCCAGATTACAGATGTTTATGGTAAAGTGATGTATTCTGTAGAGCTCCTGTCAGACAGCagaagaggagctggaggctcCTACACTCTCAGTCCTGCTGCTCTGTATCACACAGGAGTTTATGtgtgtggagcagagagaggagaaccAGCCTTTCACACACAGTACAGCAGTCCACAGCCGCTATGGATCACTG gTAACTCTCCTCCAGTATCTCTGATCATCAGTCCCAGCAGAACTCAACACTTCAgcactgactctctctcactgagctgtgagggacacagagactctgctggatggagagtgagacgatacacacacagtgagaaggtGTCCAATTGTTCCTCAGTTCCAGGGTTTACCTGCAACATCAGCTCCCTCTCCACATCAGACACTGGAGTTTACTGGTGTCAGTCTGAATCTGGAGAGAGCAGTGATCCTGTCAACATCACAGTGCACA ATGGTGCTGTGATTCTGGAGAgtcctgtccactctgtgtctgagggagattctctgacTCTCCGCTGTTTATATCGCTCCACACAGTCCTCACTCCTCCCAGCTGATTTCTATAAAGATGGAGtacttctccagaaggagacgACAGGAGAGATGACCATCCATAAAGTCTCAAAGTCTCATGAAGGTCTCTACCACTGTAAACACCCAGAGAAAGGAGAGTCTCCACGGAGTTGGATCTCAGTCAGAA GGTCTGGACTTGATGGTGTAATAACAGGAGTGGCTGTGGGGCTGAGTGTTTCCCTGCTCCTCATTATCATACTGGGCCTGTTCTGCTattacaagaaaaacaaag GGTCTCTTTTTACCTTTTTTGGAAATCAGTGGAACACCAATCAAAGTCTGAATCTGTGGGGAGCTGCACACTATCTCTCGGGATCCTCACCACTGCAGACTG GGAAAACCACTGCAGATGACACCATTTACTCAGACGTGAAGCACACCACAGACTGA
- the LOC136665682 gene encoding nicotinamide/nicotinic acid mononucleotide adenylyltransferase 1-like has product MMNKNVGNRTQVVLLACGPFNPITNMHLRMFELARDHLESTGRYQVEKGIISPVGDGYKKKDLTAAWHRVEMARLATESSTWITVDDWESQQSEWVETAKVLWHHHDKLLGENNQEEQDTVMSEKTTLEGSEVEWESVSLGHSTDVPKLNLLCGADLLESFGVPNLWSPEDIAEIVGSYGVVVISRCSSDAEKFITQSELLHQHRENIHIVREWVTNDISSTLVRQTLCRRQSVRYLLPDSVVDYIQDRHLYSKKQEEKKAHNTLTAQRYSTEIVYITQDLFSVTEEDESQPD; this is encoded by the exons ATGATGAACAAGAACGTAGGA AACAGAACCCAAGTCGTTCTTTTGGCATGTGGGCCTTTTAACCCAATCACAAACATGCACCTACGAATGTTCGAGCTGGCACGGGATCATCTGGAGAGCACTGGAAGATACCAGGTGGAGAAAGGAATTATCTCTCCTGTAGGCGATGGCTACAAGAAGAAAGACCTGACTGCGGCCTGGCATCGGGTAGAAATGGCCAGATTAGCCACAGAGAGCTCCACCTGGATCACTGTGGATGACTGGGAGAGTCAGCAGTCCGAGTGGGTGGAAACAGCCAAGGTCCTCTGGCACCATCACGACAAACTGCTGGGAGAAAACAACCAGGAAGAGCAGGACACTGTAATGTCTGAGAAGACAACACTGGAGGGAAGTGAAGTAGAATGGGAGAGTGTGTCCCTAGGACACAGCACAGATGTCCCCAAGCTGAATCTCCTCTGTGGGGCTGATCTTCTGGAGTCCTTTGGTGTGCCAAACCTCTGGAGTCCAGAAGACATTGCAGAGATTGTCGGTTCCTACGGCGTGGTCGTCATCAGCAGGTGCAGCTCTGACGCAGAGAAATTCATCACTCAGTCAGAGCTGCTCCACCAGCACCGTGAGAACATCCACATCGTCCGAGAATGGGTGACCAATGACATCTCCTCCACTCTCGTGAGACAAActctctgcaggcgtcagagtGTCCGGTACCTGCTGCCTGATTCTGTGGTAGACTACATTCAGGACCGGCACCTCTACAGCAAAAAGCAAGAAGAGAAAAAAGCCCACAACACCCTCACGGCTCAGAGGTACAGCACAGAAATCGTGTACATTACTCAGGACTTATTCTCCGTCACTGAGGAGGATGAGAGTCAGCCAGACTGA